From the Hordeum vulgare subsp. vulgare chromosome 1H, MorexV3_pseudomolecules_assembly, whole genome shotgun sequence genome, the window acctagcatccaacgcagccatgtagcgacagacgtgctcgtccccctccctgacacggcgatgtaccacctccgtggggggcagctccctcggcaccgataatggcccacgcgaccgccaccaaagaagctacaGGTCAATGATGAGACCCagattcctcaccaaggtgcgccccccggaaggtagcacctcccagtgccagcccgacggagcccagtcccggacatgctggcgcctatcaagcacgcTCTCGCTGACCACTCGACGAAGAGGATGCGGGTCGGGCATCGTCGATgtcgagacaaattcctctgagaaaattttcttattgcttaatgttttactttctagttatcatttatacaataatcatctcatttgaatttagctagcgcccactacctatttttctcaacatggaagtatgacaccaaatatacaataataaaacacaatatatatattgCAGATATTTCTGCAACAACATTCGGGCTTGAGcaaatattttgcaaatataCAAGAATCATATCCTAGCAAGAACCCCAGGCATGGGGATGTCTCGCCAGAGGTTTGGGTCGGTGTCGGGGTCGAGGCCGGGTTCAAGGTCGGTGACGGGCtcggggagggggcggcgacgtcgacgggctcgggggcggcaatGACGACGGGCTTGGGGCGGGGGCGGTGACGACGACGGGCttgggggcgacgacgacgacgggcttgGGGCGGGGGCAGCGACGACGAGGAGCTCGGGGGCCGCGATgatgacgggctcggggacggtagcgacgacgaggaggaatgGATCGGCGGCGGCAACGTGGGGCAAATGGGAGATGTTGGGGAAAATTCGATAACTCCCGCCTTATATGCAAAAACATGTTTTCTTGGTTCGAggaacaaaccgggactaaaggtcaattttcagcagcctaacgggcgggaagaagagacctttagtcccggtttgtgccgcaAACCGACACTAAAGGGAGTCTTTGGTCTTGGTTTGTACCACCAACCAACACGAAAGGatgtctttggtcccggttggtgccacaaaccgtCATGAATGGCATGTGCCTACCACGACAGAGGTGCTTGGTGAAGAACCACCAAAAACAAGATCTATTTTTCACATGATTCGGCGAAATCCTAGCGCCGCCAACCCTATATAATATCCTCCTCAACCACGCCGCCAGCTTTGCCTCGCCCATGGCCTCCAACCCCTCCCCTAACCCGAAACCCATCGACACCGGGGCAGtgcgaggagaggagaaggaagatggtgaagttcctGAAGCCGGGCAAGGCGGTGATCCTGCTGCAGGGCAGGTACGTCgggaagaaggcggtgatcgtgcgCGTGTTCGAGGAGGTCACCCGCGACCACCCCTATGGGCCCTGCGTGGTTGCCGGCCTGGCCAAATACCCGAAGAAGGTGATCCGCAAGGACTCGGCCAAGAAGACGGCCAAGAAGTCCTGCGTCAAGGTCTTCCTCAAGCTCGTCAACTTCACCCACCTCATGCCCACCCGCTACACCCTCGACGTAGACCTCAAGGAGGTGGTCTCCGGCGCCCCCGACTCCCTCACCACCAAGGATAAGAAGCTCACCGCCGCCAATTCCGCCAAGGCCAAGCTCGAGGATAGGTTCAAGACCGGCAAGAACAGgtggttcttcaccaagctctgcacgattcaacatgattcgacatgattcaagaaatgccaacaagatctattcttcacaagatccgacatgattcaagaaattccaacaagatctattcttcacacgattcgacatgattcaagaaattccaacaagatctattcttcacaagattcgacatgattcaagagatgccaacaagatctattcttcacattatTCGATATgagtcaagaaatgccaacaagatctattcttcacatgattcgacatgattccacatgttTCGACACGATTCAaggaattccaacaagatctattcttcacatgattcaacatgattcgacatcattccacatgattcgacatgattcaagaaattccaacaagatctattcttcacatgattcgacatgattcaagaaatgccaacaagatctattcttcacatggttCGACATGGTtccacatgattccacatgattcgacacaTGAAACATAACATCTCATATAGATCCACACTAAAAACAGAGTCttcatgaaccattcaaggccacatcatcaattttcaacactttctcacttcatttggtatttttcttgcttttattgattttttggagctaaatgacccagaaattgaaaagcactacaaatgaactcttaataggttgaaagttggcatggtatcatcatttcacccacatagcatgtgctaaaagttaagagggttgccacaaaacctggatgcacttcgtgtacaaatcggacaatctctttcgaagtacgagggtttcatacgaaaactcatctgttacaaaaggcatttcatttttttaaacttatttcattttttccacatgggtgcgtgtattaaaaaccattacaacatatcatgaatagagaagtgaccaaattaatagaaattcatcatcacattaaagccaaagtacatTAGTGacgaaaataaatacataatgttcttacatagttctcattattgaacaacatatcgctctctagagcatctaattagaacatacattgaaactactaaatttaaatgcaacaacaaatgcaatcataaccgcaactaaggtacaaattgatccaacggcataatgataccaagcctcagtatgaatgacataatttctaatgtttctaatcttcaagcgcattgcattcatctcaatcttgtgatcgtcac encodes:
- the LOC123399741 gene encoding 60S ribosomal protein L27-3-like gives rise to the protein MVKFLKPGKAVILLQGRYVGKKAVIVRVFEEVTRDHPYGPCVVAGLAKYPKKVIRKDSAKKTAKKSCVKVFLKLVNFTHLMPTRYTLDVDLKEVVSGAPDSLTTKDKKLTAANSAKAKLEDRFKTGKNRWFFTKLCQRTVRLIYV